Proteins from one Streptomyces roseifaciens genomic window:
- a CDS encoding D-alanyl-D-alanine carboxypeptidase family protein produces MQRRGGEQDRRRGAWGAPLAATVTATAAALAAALPAPAAHAAHGPSVDAKGAYLMDAASARPLWAKDATVKRPMASTTKIMTAVVVLDTPGVNLERQIEIKQSYRDYVQRTGASTADLRTGDKLTARQLLYALMLPSGCDAAYALADAFGTGPDEAARTKSFVAKMNAKARQLKLRGTNYDSFDGISSAGRNYSTPRDLAELSRHALRSATFRTVVSALNTQQKAKNVNRLYTWYNTNKLLGSYRGVTGIKTGTTTASGPCLVFAARQGGRSVVGVVLNDAANRYPDAAEMLDYAFKKRTPLKLRRLPSAAHDD; encoded by the coding sequence ATGCAGCGACGTGGGGGAGAGCAGGACCGCCGCCGGGGAGCGTGGGGAGCGCCACTGGCGGCGACGGTGACGGCGACGGCCGCGGCCCTCGCCGCCGCCCTCCCGGCACCGGCCGCGCACGCCGCGCACGGCCCGTCGGTCGACGCGAAGGGCGCCTACCTGATGGACGCCGCCTCCGCGCGCCCGCTGTGGGCCAAGGACGCGACCGTCAAGCGGCCCATGGCCAGCACCACGAAGATCATGACCGCGGTGGTGGTGCTGGACACCCCGGGGGTGAACCTGGAGCGGCAGATCGAGATTAAGCAGTCCTACCGCGACTACGTCCAGCGGACCGGCGCGAGCACGGCGGACCTGCGCACCGGCGACAAGCTCACGGCGCGTCAGCTCCTGTACGCGCTGATGCTCCCCTCCGGCTGCGACGCCGCCTACGCCCTCGCCGACGCCTTCGGCACGGGACCCGACGAGGCGGCCCGCACGAAGTCGTTCGTCGCCAAGATGAACGCCAAGGCCCGGCAGCTGAAGCTGCGCGGCACCAACTACGACTCCTTCGACGGCATCTCCTCCGCGGGCAGGAACTACTCCACCCCCCGGGACCTGGCCGAGCTCTCCCGGCACGCCCTGCGCAGCGCCACCTTCCGCACCGTCGTCTCCGCGCTGAACACCCAGCAGAAGGCGAAGAACGTCAACCGGCTGTACACCTGGTACAACACCAACAAGCTGCTCGGCTCGTACCGGGGCGTGACGGGGATCAAGACCGGGACCACCACGGCTTCCGGGCCCTGCCTGGTGTTCGCCGCGCGGCAGGGCGGGCGGAGCGTCGTCGGGGTCGTCCTCAACGACGCAGCGAACCGCTACCCGGACGCCGCCGAGATGCTCGACTACGCTTTCAAGAAGCGCACGCCCCTGAAGCTGCGCCGGCTTCCCTCCGCGGCGCACGACGACTGA
- a CDS encoding ABC transporter ATP-binding protein, with protein sequence MTPFARRPPRPIPVSESEVLLFGGALRHDKAFVNHERPLLRLSFWSMARQLPAMVATVTRAAWCEDRPALLALVGAELGQGLTRAFGLVAANRALTALFTAGPTTERLREALPSLLAVTSVAAATALLSAVSVAAAGQLEPKVERVCTARFYRGAVRVELAVLEDKDFHRLLDAGRFGTDSVRLMIGSSVTVVNAVVGLAASAGVLALLHPSLVPMLLLVAAPKGWGAVVTARRQYASRHAWIEHRRAISVITSTLTGLDTAAEIRVHGAGRMLVGAYDDMAATVEKEQQRLARAEAVTRTAASALSGTAALVVYGALWLLLASGGMPLAVAGTAVIAVRAAGASLTALVTQVNRLYEEAMYLSDLERACVEAERHAIPEGGTPMAPGVKEIRLEKVTFVYPGAPAPALSEVSLTVPPGKVVALVGANGSGKTTLSKLVAGLYLPTSGQLYWNGVEIRDADRDLLFDQVAVLSQDFPRWPMTARANIHIGRPGTPPDQDRIERAAAESGATGVVDSLPHQWDSLVVKGFERGTQISGGQWQRLGSARARYRRAPLLIVDEPTSALDPKAEAEAFQSLRSLTDGGTTVLLITHRLAATATADLIYVLDNGRVVGEGTHEELMAVDGGLYRSMYELQAAQYGFGAPQAAAPGQAPASAQTAASASAHTPAHAASDPAPRKSSPHAQPAQT encoded by the coding sequence GTGACGCCCTTCGCGCGGCGCCCGCCGCGCCCGATCCCCGTGTCGGAGAGCGAAGTCCTGCTGTTCGGTGGCGCCTTGCGGCACGACAAGGCCTTCGTCAACCACGAACGGCCGCTGCTGCGGCTGTCGTTCTGGTCGATGGCCCGTCAGCTTCCGGCCATGGTCGCCACCGTCACCCGGGCCGCCTGGTGCGAGGACCGCCCGGCGCTGCTCGCGCTCGTCGGCGCCGAGCTGGGCCAGGGGCTGACGCGCGCCTTCGGGCTGGTCGCCGCCAACCGCGCGCTGACCGCCCTCTTCACCGCCGGACCCACCACCGAGCGGCTGCGCGAGGCCCTGCCGTCGCTGCTGGCGGTCACCTCGGTCGCCGCCGCCACCGCGCTGCTCTCGGCGGTCTCCGTGGCGGCCGCCGGGCAGCTGGAGCCGAAGGTGGAGCGGGTGTGCACCGCACGCTTCTACCGCGGCGCGGTCCGCGTGGAGCTCGCGGTCCTGGAGGACAAGGACTTCCACCGCCTGCTCGACGCAGGCCGGTTCGGCACCGACTCGGTCCGGCTGATGATCGGCTCGTCGGTCACCGTCGTCAACGCCGTCGTGGGGCTGGCCGCCTCCGCCGGGGTGCTCGCCCTGCTGCACCCGTCCCTGGTGCCCATGCTGCTGCTCGTGGCCGCCCCCAAGGGCTGGGGCGCGGTCGTCACCGCCCGGCGGCAGTACGCCTCCCGGCACGCCTGGATCGAGCACCGGCGCGCCATCTCCGTCATCACCTCCACGCTCACCGGCCTCGACACCGCCGCCGAGATCCGGGTGCACGGCGCGGGCCGCATGCTCGTCGGCGCCTACGACGACATGGCCGCCACCGTGGAGAAGGAGCAGCAGCGCCTGGCCCGCGCCGAGGCGGTCACGCGCACCGCCGCTTCCGCGCTCTCGGGGACCGCCGCGCTCGTCGTCTACGGAGCGCTGTGGCTGCTGCTGGCCTCGGGCGGCATGCCGCTGGCCGTCGCCGGCACAGCGGTGATCGCCGTCCGGGCCGCCGGCGCGAGCCTCACCGCGCTGGTGACCCAGGTCAACCGGCTCTACGAGGAGGCCATGTACCTCAGCGACCTGGAGCGCGCCTGCGTGGAGGCGGAGCGGCACGCCATCCCCGAGGGCGGCACGCCGATGGCGCCGGGCGTGAAGGAGATCCGGCTGGAGAAGGTCACCTTCGTCTATCCCGGGGCCCCGGCACCCGCGCTCAGCGAGGTCAGCCTGACCGTCCCGCCGGGCAAGGTCGTCGCGCTGGTCGGTGCGAACGGCTCCGGCAAGACCACCCTGTCCAAGCTCGTCGCCGGGCTGTACCTGCCGACCTCCGGGCAGCTGTACTGGAACGGGGTCGAGATCCGCGACGCCGACCGCGACCTGCTCTTCGACCAGGTCGCCGTGCTGTCCCAGGACTTCCCCCGCTGGCCCATGACGGCCCGCGCCAACATCCACATCGGCCGCCCGGGGACGCCGCCGGACCAGGACCGGATCGAGCGGGCCGCCGCCGAGTCCGGTGCCACCGGCGTCGTCGACTCGCTGCCGCACCAGTGGGACAGCCTCGTGGTCAAGGGCTTCGAGCGCGGCACCCAGATCTCCGGCGGTCAGTGGCAGCGCCTGGGCAGCGCCCGCGCCCGCTACCGCCGCGCGCCCCTGCTGATCGTCGACGAGCCGACCTCGGCCCTGGACCCCAAGGCGGAGGCGGAGGCGTTCCAGTCGCTGCGGTCGCTGACCGACGGCGGCACGACCGTCCTGCTGATCACCCACCGGCTCGCCGCGACCGCGACCGCCGACCTCATCTACGTCCTCGACAACGGCCGGGTGGTGGGGGAGGGGACGCACGAGGAGCTGATGGCCGTCGACGGCGGCCTGTACCGGTCGATGTACGAGCTCCAGGCCGCCCAGTACGGCTTCGGCGCGCCCCAGGCCGCCGCTCCCGGCCAGGCTCCGGCTTCCGCCCAGACCGCCGCTTCCGCTTCCGCCCATACCCCTGCCCATGCCGCCTCCGACCCCGCCCCGCGCAAGAGTTCGCCGCATGCACAGCCCGCCCAGACCTGA
- a CDS encoding DUF4360 domain-containing protein, with the protein MPGALIAGAALAALFASPISTYDASVIVSPPPDKIVIEIATVNGSGCPAGTAAVAVSPDNTAFTVTYSDYLAQVGVGSKPTDFRKNCQLNLIVHVPQGFTYAIASADYRGYAKLESGATGTQKASYYFQGSSTTTPSSHVFRGSYADNWQATDRVDVAALVWAPCGEKRNFNINTELRVNAGSSDPSKTNSFMTMDSTDGDINTIYHLAWKECPRK; encoded by the coding sequence ATGCCCGGCGCCCTTATCGCAGGAGCCGCGCTCGCGGCACTGTTCGCCTCGCCGATATCCACGTACGACGCCTCGGTCATCGTCAGCCCGCCACCGGACAAGATCGTGATCGAGATCGCCACGGTCAACGGCTCCGGCTGCCCCGCGGGGACGGCCGCGGTGGCCGTCTCGCCCGACAACACGGCCTTCACGGTCACCTACAGCGACTACCTCGCCCAGGTCGGCGTCGGGTCCAAGCCGACCGACTTCCGCAAGAACTGCCAGCTCAACCTGATCGTGCACGTACCGCAGGGCTTCACCTACGCCATCGCCAGCGCGGACTACCGCGGCTACGCGAAGCTGGAGTCCGGGGCGACCGGCACCCAGAAGGCCTCGTACTACTTCCAGGGGTCCTCCACGACCACGCCGAGCTCCCACGTCTTCCGCGGCTCCTACGCGGACAACTGGCAGGCCACCGACCGCGTCGACGTGGCCGCACTGGTCTGGGCCCCCTGCGGCGAGAAGCGCAACTTCAACATCAACACCGAGCTGCGGGTCAACGCGGGCTCCTCCGACCCGTCCAAGACCAACAGCTTCATGACCATGGACTCCACCGACGGTGACATCAACACCATCTACCACCTGGCCTGGAAGGAGTGCCCGAGAAAGTAG
- a CDS encoding ATP-binding protein — MHSADAVISATDPVALRASSPRKLPGPWGHQIPLCMHSPLARRQHHALASPHATQAVSLPATERSAAAARRFCRRLLSEWGLDELAGDTTLLLSELVTNAVLHVPETPEGIRLVLSRGQRHLVAQVTDAGGHLPRCNEAGPDSENGRGMWLVEQIAAQWGHHASGNGKTVWFTLRLP, encoded by the coding sequence TTGCATTCGGCTGACGCCGTCATCAGCGCCACCGACCCGGTCGCCCTCCGGGCCTCCTCCCCGCGGAAGCTCCCCGGTCCCTGGGGCCACCAGATCCCCCTGTGCATGCACAGCCCGCTCGCCCGGCGGCAGCACCACGCCCTCGCGTCCCCCCACGCCACGCAGGCCGTCTCCCTCCCGGCGACGGAGCGCTCCGCCGCGGCCGCGCGCCGGTTCTGCCGGCGGCTGCTGTCCGAGTGGGGCCTGGACGAGCTGGCCGGGGACACCACCCTCCTGCTCTCGGAGCTCGTCACCAACGCCGTCCTGCACGTCCCGGAGACGCCCGAGGGCATCCGGCTCGTGCTGAGCCGGGGCCAGCGCCACCTCGTCGCCCAGGTCACCGACGCCGGCGGGCACCTGCCGCGGTGCAACGAGGCCGGGCCCGACAGCGAGAACGGGCGCGGGATGTGGCTCGTCGAGCAGATCGCCGCCCAGTGGGGCCACCACGCCTCCGGCAACGGCAAGACCGTCTGGTTCACCCTCCGCCTCCCCTAG
- a CDS encoding SpoIIE family protein phosphatase, translating to MGATDAFRARPVQPADRPALVPGGLLDVLGVAAGVLDREGRIVLWSPQAEQLFGWSAAEALGQYAARLLVAEDDVGAVLELFAEVMREGETFAVVFPARHKDGGTRLVEFRNVRLEDRHGDFYALGIATDREVLRGVERDLALSLRLVEQSPIGLAVFDTELRYVLVNPALERLHGLPAAACVGRTVREALPHADADAIEGAMRRVLATGTPLLDELRIGRAGGSATDEEAQLVSYYRLEDPGGSVLGVATSAVDVTDRHRANKEDRRRTALIADASVLIGTTLELEQTARELAEVVVPRLADVAAVDILDTVVDGDRTAAPDGQPAVFRALAVAAAGGAESSSVADAVRAADPPGQIAKYDPDRLVARCVRTGRPVRVSHVRAEDLPGIARDDEAARLLARAGLHSYMAVPLIARGEVLGALDLKRLTDPRPFDEADAALAAELAARAAVSIDNARWYQRERATALTLQRSLLPQRPQDPKGLEIAYRYQPAGTASRVGGDWFDVVPQDGDKSALVVGDVMGSGINAAAAMGQLRTAARTLAQLGLDPARVLRHLDRTASGLDQMIATCLYTVYDPQGGTCCVANAGHLPPVVLRPGRPPALVDLPAGAPLGVGGIPFENTAVDLKPGDRLVLYTDGLVETRDESIDTRLEALLTVLADAPEGLEETCDLLLTSLRSGNDQDDVALLIARAVPPDPAAPQP from the coding sequence ATGGGCGCGACCGATGCATTCCGGGCCCGGCCCGTCCAGCCCGCCGACCGCCCGGCCCTCGTCCCCGGGGGCCTGCTGGACGTCCTGGGCGTGGCCGCCGGAGTGCTGGACCGCGAGGGCCGGATCGTGCTGTGGAGCCCGCAGGCCGAGCAGCTCTTCGGCTGGAGCGCGGCCGAGGCCCTCGGGCAGTACGCGGCCCGGCTGCTGGTCGCCGAGGACGACGTCGGCGCGGTGCTGGAGCTGTTCGCGGAGGTCATGCGCGAGGGAGAGACGTTCGCCGTGGTCTTCCCCGCGCGGCACAAGGACGGCGGCACCCGGCTGGTCGAGTTCCGCAACGTGCGCCTGGAGGACCGGCACGGCGACTTCTACGCCCTCGGCATCGCCACGGACCGGGAGGTCCTGCGCGGGGTCGAGCGGGACCTCGCCCTGTCGCTGCGGCTCGTCGAGCAGTCCCCGATCGGCCTCGCCGTCTTCGACACCGAGCTGCGGTACGTCCTGGTCAACCCCGCCCTGGAGCGCCTCCACGGCCTGCCCGCCGCGGCCTGCGTGGGCCGCACCGTCCGCGAGGCCCTGCCCCACGCGGACGCCGACGCGATCGAGGGCGCCATGCGCCGGGTCCTGGCGACCGGCACCCCGCTGCTGGACGAGCTGAGGATCGGCCGGGCCGGCGGGTCCGCCACGGACGAAGAGGCCCAGCTCGTCTCCTACTACCGGCTGGAGGACCCGGGCGGCAGCGTCCTGGGCGTCGCCACGTCGGCCGTGGACGTCACCGACCGTCACCGGGCCAACAAGGAGGACCGCCGCCGCACCGCCCTGATCGCCGACGCCTCCGTGCTGATCGGCACCACGCTCGAACTGGAGCAGACCGCGCGCGAGCTCGCCGAGGTCGTGGTTCCCCGGCTGGCCGACGTGGCGGCCGTCGACATCCTCGACACCGTCGTCGACGGCGACCGCACCGCCGCCCCGGACGGGCAGCCCGCCGTCTTCCGGGCGCTGGCCGTCGCCGCGGCGGGCGGGGCGGAGTCCTCGTCCGTCGCCGACGCCGTGCGGGCGGCCGACCCGCCCGGGCAGATCGCCAAGTACGACCCCGACCGGCTGGTCGCGCGCTGCGTGCGCACCGGCCGTCCGGTCAGGGTGTCGCACGTGCGCGCCGAGGACCTGCCGGGCATCGCCCGCGACGACGAGGCTGCCCGGCTGCTCGCCCGCGCCGGCCTGCACTCCTACATGGCCGTGCCGCTCATCGCCCGCGGCGAGGTGCTCGGCGCCCTCGACCTCAAGCGCCTCACCGACCCGCGCCCCTTCGACGAGGCCGACGCCGCCCTCGCCGCCGAGCTCGCCGCCCGCGCCGCCGTCTCCATCGACAACGCCCGCTGGTACCAGCGCGAGCGCGCCACCGCCCTCACGCTGCAGCGCTCCCTGCTGCCCCAGCGGCCCCAGGACCCCAAGGGCCTGGAGATCGCCTACCGCTACCAGCCCGCCGGCACCGCCAGCAGGGTCGGCGGCGACTGGTTCGACGTCGTCCCGCAGGACGGGGACAAGAGCGCCCTGGTCGTCGGCGACGTCATGGGCAGCGGCATCAACGCCGCGGCCGCCATGGGACAGCTGCGCACCGCCGCCCGCACCCTCGCCCAGCTCGGCCTCGACCCCGCCCGGGTGCTGCGCCACCTCGACCGCACCGCCAGTGGTCTCGACCAGATGATCGCCACGTGCCTGTACACCGTCTACGACCCGCAGGGCGGCACCTGCTGCGTGGCCAACGCCGGGCACCTCCCGCCCGTCGTCCTGCGCCCGGGCCGCCCCCCGGCCCTCGTCGACCTCCCCGCCGGCGCCCCGCTCGGCGTCGGCGGCATCCCCTTCGAGAACACGGCCGTCGACCTCAAGCCCGGCGACCGCCTCGTCCTCTACACCGACGGCCTGGTGGAGACCCGCGACGAGTCCATCGACACCCGCCTCGAAGCCCTCCTGACCGTCCTGGCCGACGCCCCCGAAGG